One genomic region from Leptolyngbyaceae cyanobacterium JSC-12 encodes:
- a CDS encoding hypothetical protein (IMG reference gene:2510094178), with translation MLNSSEMNKNELPKKESLLGKLRWGIWLLGISSWLFGITDRSFASFADGYLSAIDITQLFTASFFFVSWLFLKPMPLD, from the coding sequence GTGTTGAATAGCTCTGAAATGAACAAAAACGAATTACCCAAGAAAGAATCCCTTTTAGGGAAGTTGAGATGGGGCATCTGGCTGTTAGGAATTTCTTCCTGGCTATTTGGCATTACTGATAGAAGTTTTGCTTCATTTGCTGATGGTTATCTCTCTGCGATTGATATTACTCAGTTGTTTACGGCTTCTTTTTTCTTTGTTAGTTGGCTATTTCTAAAACCAATGCCACTTGACTAA
- a CDS encoding hypothetical protein (IMG reference gene:2510094177~PFAM: SNARE associated Golgi protein), translating into MYVRRHYKTLGWLGLFAATIAIVCLFSPVRLLFDEAFLTFEFKQLGNYAPLLFVAVFTVALTLGFPGNVLAVVGGAVFGLVWGTLWSLLGSTLGAVGAFWLGRYLLHDHVAQRFGHHPLLQRLNRAIAHYPFTFVVAVRFTPLSPFSLVNFLFGLTPIDLKTYTLGTFLGLIPLTLAYSWLGVSGYEALNGGDRVPLYLAFGILTVLSVLPIMIKKPTQ; encoded by the coding sequence ATGTACGTCAGGCGGCATTACAAAACATTGGGCTGGCTCGGGCTGTTTGCCGCTACTATAGCGATTGTTTGCCTGTTTAGCCCAGTCAGGTTACTGTTTGATGAAGCATTTTTAACATTCGAGTTTAAGCAACTGGGCAACTATGCGCCTTTACTGTTTGTTGCTGTTTTTACTGTAGCTCTAACTCTGGGGTTTCCGGGCAATGTGCTTGCAGTTGTGGGAGGTGCTGTTTTTGGACTAGTATGGGGAACCTTGTGGTCACTGTTGGGCAGCACGCTAGGAGCAGTTGGAGCTTTCTGGTTAGGACGCTACCTGCTTCATGACCATGTTGCACAACGATTTGGGCATCATCCTTTGCTCCAGCGACTAAATCGGGCGATCGCTCACTATCCTTTCACCTTTGTTGTGGCTGTTCGGTTTACGCCTTTGTCTCCATTCAGTCTAGTAAATTTTTTATTTGGTTTGACCCCCATTGATCTGAAGACTTATACCCTTGGAACGTTTTTAGGATTGATTCCATTAACTCTTGCGTACAGTTGGTTAGGAGTCTCAGGATATGAAGCGCTCAATGGGGGCGATCGCGTTCCTCTTTACTTAGCTTTTGGGATTCTTACTGTCTTGTCAGTCTTGCCCATAATGATTAAGAAACCTACCCAGTGA
- a CDS encoding outer membrane protein (IMG reference gene:2510094181~PFAM: Outer membrane efflux protein), with amino-acid sequence MRPSRQFLATGVGVLVALGQATSGLSQTVREVPVSASETVQPSQSFELPSETKADAAADAQTTSKTNAPASEENVENRQVNAERTKPAEKSGDKPDSGKNSSVNGDAKKPLINGNAKKPLIQKKPDRKQAITQPPKKTNPSKAPNPKPSITKFSTLKPPTTRTNLPQEKAAAPAIPSIKPIDLSDFKARQSQTTQTASPSVTTPAPISPIPGTLLGQQTPNSSVPTDGGFTPTQPIGPAKSGNAPDYLNPNPNPLYFPTRPEDVKPRGIQPITLQQALELAKRNNRDLQRALTDLDRSRAELREAQAALYPTLSGQLGITQSQSAGGQLQEEAANQAQSNIPRRFRTGIDSDRSSLGLSGTVSLNYNIYTSGLRPAQIRAAEQTVRSSELQVEVVEQNIRLNVATAYYNLQQADENVRIQQSAVRNAEASLRDTQALERAGLGTRFDVLRAQVQLARARQDLTTALRDQQVRRSELAQLVAAPPTIDLAAADPVRIAGTWDLSLPQSIVLAFKNRAELEQLLAQRERFIQARKAVLATVGPTVSLRVDYNVLNNLRDTLGFADGYSVSANLNWNFFDGGAARARANQQDANRANVELQFAQQREDIQRRVEEAYFTLQSSFLNIGTNRQAVIEAREALRLARLRFQAGVGTQTDVINSENDLTQAEGRLVNAILDYNRAIASLQRQVTNLPITTGSTTPSIPAPVPATQPTF; translated from the coding sequence ATGAGACCATCTCGCCAATTTTTAGCTACTGGAGTGGGAGTATTGGTTGCCCTGGGACAAGCGACATCAGGATTGTCACAAACTGTCCGGGAGGTACCCGTCTCAGCATCGGAGACAGTTCAACCATCCCAATCCTTTGAACTGCCCAGCGAGACGAAAGCTGATGCAGCAGCAGACGCTCAGACAACGAGCAAGACCAACGCCCCTGCATCTGAAGAAAACGTTGAAAACCGCCAAGTGAATGCCGAAAGGACTAAGCCAGCAGAGAAATCTGGCGACAAACCAGATTCAGGTAAAAACTCATCGGTCAATGGTGATGCCAAAAAGCCGTTAATCAACGGTAATGCTAAGAAGCCATTGATACAGAAAAAACCAGATAGAAAACAAGCAATCACCCAGCCCCCCAAAAAAACTAATCCCAGCAAGGCACCCAACCCAAAACCTTCTATAACCAAATTTTCTACCCTCAAACCACCTACTACCAGGACCAATCTACCTCAAGAGAAAGCTGCCGCGCCTGCCATCCCAAGCATCAAACCCATCGATCTATCAGATTTCAAAGCCCGGCAGTCCCAAACAACGCAAACGGCTTCTCCCTCCGTTACCACTCCTGCCCCAATTTCACCGATTCCAGGAACCCTTCTAGGGCAACAAACTCCCAACAGTTCTGTACCGACCGACGGTGGATTTACACCAACTCAGCCAATTGGCCCTGCTAAATCAGGCAATGCTCCTGACTATCTCAACCCCAACCCTAATCCGCTTTACTTCCCAACTCGCCCTGAAGATGTCAAGCCGCGCGGCATTCAACCCATCACCTTACAGCAGGCACTGGAGCTTGCCAAACGTAACAATCGCGATTTGCAGCGGGCACTAACTGATTTAGATCGGAGCCGGGCAGAACTGCGGGAAGCCCAAGCTGCTCTGTATCCGACCTTGAGTGGGCAACTTGGAATCACTCAGTCGCAATCTGCTGGTGGGCAGTTACAGGAAGAAGCTGCTAATCAGGCGCAATCCAACATTCCAAGACGATTTCGAACAGGAATTGACTCTGATCGCTCCAGTTTAGGGCTGAGTGGAACAGTTTCACTCAACTACAACATCTACACGTCAGGGTTGCGCCCTGCCCAAATTCGTGCGGCTGAGCAAACGGTGCGATCAAGTGAACTACAGGTGGAGGTTGTTGAACAAAACATTCGGCTGAATGTGGCAACGGCTTATTACAACCTTCAGCAGGCTGATGAGAATGTACGCATTCAACAGTCTGCGGTTCGCAACGCCGAAGCCAGTCTGCGAGATACGCAAGCTCTGGAACGAGCAGGATTAGGCACCCGCTTCGATGTCTTACGGGCACAGGTACAACTGGCAAGAGCCAGACAGGATTTGACAACTGCTCTGCGAGATCAACAGGTTCGACGCAGTGAGTTAGCTCAACTGGTGGCAGCCCCGCCAACGATTGATCTGGCGGCAGCAGATCCGGTGCGAATTGCGGGCACTTGGGATCTGAGTTTGCCTCAGTCAATTGTTTTGGCTTTCAAGAATCGAGCTGAGTTGGAGCAACTCCTGGCTCAACGAGAACGATTCATTCAGGCGCGCAAAGCTGTTCTCGCCACTGTCGGTCCAACCGTTAGCTTGCGGGTTGATTATAATGTGCTCAACAACTTGCGCGACACGTTGGGCTTTGCCGATGGCTATTCTGTCTCTGCAAACCTCAACTGGAACTTTTTTGATGGGGGGGCAGCCAGAGCCAGAGCAAACCAACAGGATGCTAATCGAGCCAATGTTGAACTTCAATTTGCGCAACAACGAGAAGATATTCAACGCCGGGTTGAAGAGGCCTATTTCACGTTGCAGTCTAGCTTTTTGAATATTGGAACAAACCGTCAAGCAGTCATTGAGGCACGGGAAGCGTTACGATTGGCAAGGTTGCGATTTCAGGCAGGGGTTGGTACCCAAACTGATGTGATTAACTCTGAGAATGACCTTACCCAAGCAGAAGGACGGTTGGTCAATGCCATTTTGGATTACAATCGCGCGATCGCCAGTTTGCAGCGGCAGGTAACAAATCTACCCATTACCACAGGCTCTACCACTCCGTCTATTCCGGCTCCAGTCCCAGCAACTCAACCTACGTTTTAA
- a CDS encoding putative permease (IMG reference gene:2510094179~PFAM: Predicted permease), whose amino-acid sequence MNWTQLNSAFTLFLSLLVEAVPFLMLGVLFSGVLQFFVDERRLVRMMPRNAFLGALFGSCIGFLFPVCECGNVPVARRLLMQGVPSSVAIGFLLAAPTINPIVFWATWTAFRDQPEIVFLRIGCSLVIAVLLGWVFSVQNDLRPMLQPAVARAVPVKQGSKGRGSGSQENKNSSTLLQSGTYFLGRADQPIDFIEFQTAAIAATSAGKPFAYKLSLMLESMIQEMRELGGVLVLGSAIAAMIQAFVPREAILALGQGPVTSILAMMLLAAVVSICSTVDAFFALSFSSLFTTGSLLAFLVYGPMIDLKGIGLMMTIFKPRAIFYLFALAGQLTFLFALLVNLYGS is encoded by the coding sequence ATGAATTGGACTCAGTTAAACAGTGCGTTTACCCTGTTTCTCAGCCTATTGGTAGAGGCGGTTCCCTTTCTTATGTTGGGGGTTCTGTTCTCTGGTGTGTTGCAGTTTTTTGTGGATGAGCGCAGGCTAGTGCGGATGATGCCGCGCAATGCTTTTCTGGGAGCGTTGTTTGGTAGTTGTATTGGCTTTCTGTTTCCAGTTTGCGAGTGTGGTAATGTGCCAGTGGCTCGACGATTGCTGATGCAGGGAGTGCCATCATCGGTGGCGATTGGTTTTTTGTTAGCGGCTCCAACTATTAATCCAATCGTATTTTGGGCAACCTGGACAGCGTTTCGCGACCAACCAGAAATTGTTTTTCTACGCATTGGTTGTTCGCTGGTGATTGCGGTGTTGCTGGGTTGGGTGTTTAGTGTTCAAAACGATCTGCGCCCTATGTTGCAGCCTGCGGTGGCGCGTGCTGTGCCAGTGAAGCAGGGAAGTAAGGGTAGGGGATCAGGATCTCAAGAAAATAAGAATAGTTCGACCCTATTGCAATCTGGAACCTATTTTTTAGGACGAGCAGATCAACCGATTGATTTCATAGAGTTCCAGACAGCAGCGATCGCAGCAACCAGCGCAGGTAAACCTTTTGCTTACAAACTGAGTCTAATGCTGGAAAGCATGATTCAGGAAATGCGAGAGTTGGGCGGAGTGTTGGTACTGGGAAGTGCGATTGCAGCAATGATTCAGGCGTTTGTGCCGCGAGAGGCAATTTTGGCACTGGGTCAAGGTCCAGTAACCTCAATTCTTGCCATGATGCTACTGGCTGCAGTTGTATCTATCTGTTCCACAGTTGATGCCTTTTTTGCCCTGTCCTTCTCCTCGTTGTTCACGACTGGGTCATTGCTGGCATTCCTGGTTTACGGTCCCATGATTGACCTGAAAGGAATTGGACTGATGATGACAATCTTTAAGCCGAGAGCTATCTTTTACCTTTTTGCTCTAGCTGGGCAACTCACGTTTTTGTTTGCACTTCTGGTTAATTTGTACGGCAGTTAA
- a CDS encoding TIGR03943 family protein (IMG reference gene:2510094180~PFAM: Domain of unknown function (DUF1980)~TIGRFAM: TIGR03943 family protein) — MARSSRLISAWIDIIAIAAWGVLFLNYWLTGKLYLLIHPNYMWLTVAAGIGLLALATWKGIFLIQRTRTRNAANLEHITLLPNGWSSTLLLITAILGLVITPRAFASQTAIQRGVIDAPILTRVKPQTFRASSNTEDKSIIDWVRTLTVYPEPDAYTGQTAKVQGFVIYPPDLPNQYLLISRFVLTCCAADAYPVSLPVKLATSRDQYKPDTWLEIQGQMMTETLAGKRQLVIRATAIKPIQEPKNPYDY, encoded by the coding sequence ATGGCTCGTTCCTCTCGTTTAATTAGTGCTTGGATCGATATAATCGCGATCGCAGCTTGGGGCGTGCTGTTTTTGAACTACTGGCTAACAGGCAAGTTGTATTTGCTAATCCACCCCAACTACATGTGGCTAACGGTTGCAGCAGGCATTGGCTTATTAGCATTGGCTACCTGGAAAGGAATTTTTCTAATCCAGCGCACCCGCACCCGCAATGCTGCAAACCTGGAGCACATCACCCTGCTGCCTAATGGCTGGAGTAGTACGCTGCTACTCATAACTGCCATCCTTGGTTTGGTCATTACCCCTCGCGCCTTTGCCAGCCAAACAGCGATCCAACGAGGAGTCATTGATGCACCAATATTAACCCGGGTCAAACCGCAAACCTTCCGAGCCTCTTCCAACACAGAAGACAAATCCATTATTGATTGGGTTAGAACCTTGACTGTGTATCCAGAGCCAGACGCTTATACTGGGCAAACCGCCAAAGTGCAGGGTTTCGTTATTTACCCCCCCGATTTACCAAACCAGTATCTCCTTATTTCCCGCTTTGTTCTTACCTGTTGTGCAGCAGATGCATATCCAGTTAGTCTGCCAGTCAAGCTAGCCACATCACGTGATCAATACAAACCAGACACCTGGTTAGAAATTCAGGGACAAATGATGACAGAAACCCTGGCAGGTAAACGGCAATTGGTCATTCGTGCGACCGCTATCAAACCCATTCAGGAGCCCAAAAATCCTTACGACTACTAA
- a CDS encoding transposase (IMG reference gene:2510094176~PFAM: Transposase IS200 like), with protein sequence MSEYIHKSHNVTVLLYHLVFPAKYRRAVFDEQVDEVLREVCLEIEKRYEIKFIEIGVDKDHVHFLVQSVPTYSVTKLVKMIKSLTAREVFRRCPQVKQKLWGGEFWSDGYFASTVGKHGDEGMIANYVKNQGNEYLKLHRDEQLTLF encoded by the coding sequence ATGAGCGAGTACATCCACAAAAGTCATAACGTTACGGTTTTGCTATACCACCTTGTGTTTCCAGCAAAGTATCGGCGGGCTGTGTTTGATGAACAGGTCGATGAAGTTTTGCGAGAAGTTTGCCTGGAGATTGAGAAACGCTACGAGATTAAATTTATAGAAATCGGTGTAGACAAAGACCATGTGCACTTTTTAGTCCAATCGGTGCCGACATACAGCGTGACCAAATTGGTCAAAATGATCAAGAGTTTGACCGCAAGGGAAGTGTTTCGGCGTTGTCCTCAGGTGAAGCAAAAGCTATGGGGTGGAGAGTTTTGGAGTGATGGCTATTTTGCAAGTACAGTTGGGAAACACGGGGATGAAGGGATGATTGCGAACTACGTCAAAAATCAGGGTAACGAATATCTCAAGCTACACCGAGATGAGCAGCTTACTCTTTTTTGA